A section of the Cololabis saira isolate AMF1-May2022 chromosome 16, fColSai1.1, whole genome shotgun sequence genome encodes:
- the ppp2r3a gene encoding serine/threonine-protein phosphatase 2A regulatory subunit B'' subunit alpha isoform X4, with product MMIKETSLRRDPDLRGELAFLARGCDFVLPSRFKKRLKSFQQQQVQAKTDKKPGTPPPAPAAATPTPTPRSPSPPPAPVIVTPPPPAINIPRFYYPRGLPALGSAANHDASINAIEGAFAEFEEEKADIYEMGKIAKVCGCPLFWKAPMFYGAGGERTGFVSVHSFVATWRKLLHSCHDDASRFIYLLAKPGCNYLEQEDFIPLLQDMVDTHPGLTFLKDAPEFHSRYITTVIQRIFYVVNRSWTGRITMMELRRSNFLQTLALLEEEDDINQITDYFSYEHFYVIYCKFWELDTDHDLYIDPKDLGRYNDHASSNRIIERLFSGAVTRGNAVQREGRMSYAEFVWFLISEEDKKNPTSIEYWFRCMDTDGDGVLSMFELEYFYEEQCERMERMGIEPLPFQDLLCQMLDLVKPDNTGKITLGDLKRCRMAHIFFDTFFNLEKYLDHEQRDPFAVQKDVDSEGPEPSDWDKYASEEYEILVAEETANEQLHEGSFDDDYDSEDLHVPGEIGNKMEKLVISDLSA from the exons ATGATGATCAAGGAGACATCGTTACGGCGGGACCCCGACCTGAGGGGGGAGCTGGCCTTTCTGGCCAGGGGGTGTGACTTTGTCCTCCCGTCGCGCTTCAAGAAAAGACTCAAGTCTTTCCAGCAGCAACAG GTTCAGGCCAAAACGGACAAAAAGCCAGGTACCCCTCCGCCAGCGCCTGCCGCAGCCACACCGACTCCCACCCCACGCTCGCCCAGCCCGCCTCCAGCTCCGGTGATAGTcacccctcctcctcctgccaTCAACATTCCCAGGTTCTACTACCCCCGTGGGCTCCCTGCCCTGGGCTCAGCTGCCAACCACGACGCATCCATTAATGCCATCGAGGGAGCCTTTGCTGAGTTTGAGGAGGAGAAGGCTGACATTTATGAAATGGGCAAGATTGCGAAG GTATGTGGGTGTCCCCTCTTCTGGAAGGCCCCCATGTTCTACGGTGCTGGCGGTGAGAGGACGGGCTTTGTGTCTGTCCACTCATTCGTTGCAACATGGAGGAA GTTGTTGCACAGTTGCCACGATGATGCATCAAGGTTTATTTACTTGTTGGCTAAACCTGGCTGTAACTATCTGGAGCAAGAGGACTTTATTCCTCTCCTGCAG GACATGGTGGACACACATCCTGGACTCACCTTTCTAAAGGATGCACCTGAATTTCATTCACGCTACATAACTACG GTGATCCAGCGGATATTCTACGTGGTGAATCGTTCGTGGACGGGCCGCATCACCATGATGGAGCTGCGCAGGAGCAACTTCCTACAAACTCTGGCACtgctggaggaagaggatgacATCAACCAGATCACTGACTACTTCTCCTACGAACACTTCTACGTCATCTACTGCAAGTTTTGGGAGCTGGACACTGACCACGACTTGTACATCGACCCCAAAGACCTGGGGAGATACAATGACCATG CATCCTCTAACAGAATCATCGAGAGACTGTTTTCAGGAGCTGTGACTCG GGGCAACGCCGTGCAGAGAGAAGGCAGGATGAGCTACGCCGAGTTCGTCTGGTTCCTCATATCTGAGGAAGACAAGAAAAATCCAACGAG CATAGAGTACTGGTTCCGCTGCATGGATACCGATGGCGACGGTGTGCTGTCCATGTTTGAATTGGAATATTTCTATGAGGAACAATGTGAGAGGATGGAAAGGATGGGCATCGAACCTCTGCCCTTCCAGGATTTGCTGTGCCAGATGCTGGACCTGGTCAAACCTGATAATACAG GTAAGATAACGCTGGGCGATCTGAAGCGCTGCCGGATGGCTCACATATTCTTCGACACCTTTTTCAACCTGGAGAAGTACCTGGACCACGAACAGAGAGATCCATTTGCTGTGCAAAAG GACGTTGATAGTGAGGGTCCAGAGCCTTCGGACTGGGATAAATACGCCTCCGAGGAGTATGAAATACTGGTGGCGGAAGAGACTGCAAACGAACAGCTTCATGAAGG GTCATTTGATGACGACTACGACTCCGAAGACTTGCATGTCCCTGGAGAGATTGGgaataaaatggaaaaactgGTCATATCGGACCTGTCGGCATAA